The Vulpes lagopus strain Blue_001 chromosome 6, ASM1834538v1, whole genome shotgun sequence genome has a segment encoding these proteins:
- the LOC121493258 gene encoding LOW QUALITY PROTEIN: cyclin-I-like (The sequence of the model RefSeq protein was modified relative to this genomic sequence to represent the inferred CDS: deleted 1 base in 1 codon) has translation MTPRQYCEAYSSAGEEEEEEEEEEKNVSPSQRDEVIQWLAKLKYQFNLYPETFALASSLLDRFLATVKAHPKYLSCIAISCLFLAAKTVEEDERIPVLKVLARDSFCGCSSSEILRMERIILDKLNWNLHTATPLDFLHIFHAIAVSTRPQLLFSLPKLSPSQHLAVLTKQLLHCMACNQLLQFKGSMLALAIVSLEMEKLIPDWLPLTIELLQKAQMDSSQLIHCRELVAHHLSSLQSSLPLNSVYVYRPLKHTLVTCDKGVFRLHPSSVPGPDLDFSKDNSKPEVPVRGAAAFYHHLPAASGCKHTSAKRKVEEMEVDDFYDGIKRLYNEDNASENVGSVCGTDLSRQEGHASPCPPLQPVSVM, from the exons ATGACCCCGCGTCAGTACTGTGAGGCCTACAGCTCcgccggggaggaggaggaggaggaggaagaggaggagaag AATGTTTCTCCATCCCAGAGAGATGAAGTGATTCAGTGGCTGGCCAAGCTCAAGTACCAATTCAACCTTTACCCAGAAACATTTGCTCTGGCTAGCAGTCTTTTGGACAGGTTTCTAGCCACTGTAAAGGCCCACCCAAAATACCTGAGTTGTATTGCGATCAGCTGT CTTTTCCTAGCTGCCAAGACTGTTGAGGAGGATGAGAGAATTCCAGTACTGAAGGTGTTGGCAAGAGACAGTTTCTGTGGATGTTCTTCATCTGAAATTCTAAGGATGGAGAGAATTATTCTGGATAAGTTGAATTGGAATCTTCACACAGCTACACCATtggattttcttcacatttttcatGCCATTGCAGTGTCAACTAGGCCTCAGTTACTTTTCAGTTTACCCAAACTGAGCCCATCTCAGCATTTGGCAGTCCTTACCAAACAACTCCTTCACTGTATGGCCTGTAACCAACTTCTACAATTCAAAGGATCCATGCTTGCTCTGGCCATTGTTAGTTTGGAAATGGAGAAACTTATTCCTGACTGGCTTCCTCTTACAATTGAACTGCTTCAGAAAGCACAGATGGATAGCTCCCAGCTGATCCACTGTCGGGAGCTCGTGGCACATCACCTTTCTTCTCTGCAGTCTTCCCTGCCTCTAAATTCCGTTTATGTCTACCGTCCCCTCAAGCACACCCTGGTGACCTGTGACAAAGGAGTGTTCAGATTACATCCCTCCTCTGTCCCAGGCCCAGATTTAGATTTCTCCAAGGACAACAGCAAACCAGAAGTGCCAGTCAGAGGTGCAGCAGCCTTCTACCATCATCTCCCAGCTGCCAGTGGGTGCAAGCATACCTCTGCTAAACGCAAAGTAGAGGAAATGGAAGTGGATGACTTCTATGATGGAATCAAACGGCTCTATAATGAAGATAATGCTTCAGAAAATGTGGGTTCAGTATGTGGCACTGATTTATCAAGGCAAGAGGGACATGCTTCCCCTTGTCCACCTTTGCAGCCAGTTTCTGTCATGTAG